The Pygocentrus nattereri isolate fPygNat1 chromosome 1, fPygNat1.pri, whole genome shotgun sequence genome window below encodes:
- the LOC108438320 gene encoding calponin homology domain-containing protein DDB_G0272472-like isoform X2, whose product MSSWADQSHSLRRSSMDQHPQTSKQRLNLVLLGLDKEAKTSISEILLGKKFSSSHQRVKPKSSPVCVRKKGKVCGCLVTLVEMPALYNTQLSEEKVMQETLHCVSVCDPGVHAFLLLIPEGCLTDEDKGVIEKIQKVFGSGINNHTIVLISQQSQNKELNASVTKVIKEFGVQYKFVDSKTDATQLVTFFKSFHSKSKDGCYTMASYANAQVETQLQYKRQIQNLQQKINKLTLTNWSQTEGSSKGPEALRIVLLGKTGVGKSATGNTILGKEDVFTEDIGGSVTVVCQKESADINGRQITVVDTPGLFDTNVPNVEITKEITKCISMAAPGPHVFLLVLSIGQRFTQEEQDTVNMIKDTFGEKYKMYTIVVFSKGDLLKENTIEQYIEKPGPTMKRFLFDFGNRYHVLNNSNKSSSTQVTDLLEKINSMVTVNGGSCYTNDMFQQVEKALQEEQERILKEREGEIEREKERLKAKYEAEMERMRIEVQKEKEKQEAEGRRREKEFKEKELDIKREMTERERIQREDVTKRREEDEKKMQRWMAEIHREKEENSQRWEKQREEDQRRRDQEEEERRKKEEEWRKKQKEERENFEKESEDMEKKVREELMNLQQDYKQKAEEEEKRRKELEEKIQHAEESKKKELQELQLTQQREWIKRMEEEEKRREKQQKYWEKTIASMEEAWTLQQIRKQKQYEWEKQKEKEERDLKEKERKEKEEQERKRIENEANEKIRQMKEQLEAEREKDEKERNEKEEQLRKEMEEQLQKQLKSFRREKEEEEIIRNEAEKRNVNFIVETHTREMENLKRQTEQTARKQAEEEFHAKLDEKVKEARDKGFVEGCAEIEAARTALGRRVDRFVHHVCHTKKKKNA is encoded by the exons caTCTAAACAAAGATTAAACCTTGTGTTGCTTGGACTGGACAAAGAAGCAAAGACTTCAATATCTGAAATTCTACTTGGTAAAAAGTTCTCATCATCTCACCAGAGAGTGAAACCGAAATCCAGCCCAGTGTGTGTGAGGAAGAAGGGGAAAGTGTGTGGATGTCTGGTTACTCTGGTGGAGATGCCGGCTCTCTACAACACCCAGCTCTCAGAGGAAAAAGTGATGCAGGAGACTCtccactgtgtctctgtctgtgatCCTGGAGTTCATGCTTTTCTCCTCCTCATTCCTGAAGGTTGCCTCACTGATGAAGACAAAGGAGTAATAGAGAAGATCCAGAAAGTCTTCGGTTCAGGAATCAACAATCACACTATAGTCCTGATCAGTCAGCAATCTCAGAACAAAGAACTGAATGCCAGTGTTACGAAAGTGATAAAGGAATTTGGAGTACAATACAAATTTGTTGACAGCAAAACAGATGCAACACAGCTGGTTACATTTTTTAAGAGCTTTCACTCAAAGAGTAAAGATGGCTGCTACACTATGGCCTCATATGCAAATGCCCAGGTTGAAACACAGCTGCAGTACAAAAGACAAATTCAAAATCTACAACAGAAAATTAATAAGCTCACACTGACCAACTGGAGTCAAACAGAAG GTTCATCAAAAGGCCCTGAGGCATTGCGGATTGTTCTGCTGGGGAAGACCGGAGTTGGGAAGAGTGCAACAGGAAACACCATCCTGGGGAAAGAGGACGTGTTTACGGAAGATATTGGTGGATCAGTTACTGTTGTGTGTCAGAAAGAGTCAGCTGACATAAATGGGAGGCAGATCACTGTGGTTGACACTCCAGGACTGTTTGATACTAATGTTCCTAATGTGGAGATCACTAAAGAGATCACTAAGTGCATCTCCATGGCAGCTCCAGGTCCACATGTGTTCCTGCTGGTGCTGAGCATCGGGCAGCGCTTCACCCAAGAGGAGCAAGACACAGTGAATATGATCAAGGATACTTTTGGTGAGAAATACAAAATGTACACTATAGTGGTCTTCAGTAAAGGAGATTTgctaaaagaaaacacaattgAACAGTACATAGAGAAGCCTGGACCAACCATGAAGAGATTTCTGTTTGACTTTGGTAACAGATATCATGTGCTcaacaacagtaataaaagCAGCTCCACCCAGGTCACTGATCTACTGGAGAAGATCAACTCCATGGTGACAGTGAATGGAGGGAGCTGCTACACTAATGACATGTTCCAGCAGGTAGAGAAAGCTCTACAAGAAGAACAGGAGAGAAtactgaaggagagagagggggagatagaaagagagaaagaaagactgaaagccaaatatgaagctgaaatggagagaatgagaatagaggtacagaaagaaaaagaaaaacaagaagcagaagggagaagaagagagaaagaatttaaagaaaaagaactagacataaagagagagatgaccGAAAGGGAAAGGATACAAAGAGAAGACGTAacgaaaagaagagaagaagatgAGAAAAAGATGCAACGGTGGATGGCTGAGAttcacagagaaaaagaggagaacagtCAACGGTgggagaaacaaagagaagaagatcagagaaggagagatcaggaggaggaggaaagaagaaagaaagaagaagaatggaggaagaaacagaaagaggagagagagaactttGAGAAAGAAAGCGAAGACATGGAGAAGAAAGTAAGAGAAGAACTAATGAATTTACAGCAGGACTATAAACAGAAggcagaagaggaggagaaaagacgAAAGGAACTGGAAGAGAAAATCCAGCATGCGGAGGAAAGTAAAAAGAAGGAGCTACAAGAGCTGCAGTTAACTCAGCAGAGAGAGTGGATAAAGaggatggaggaggaggagaagaggagagaaaaacaacagaagtaTTGGGAGAAAACAATTGCATCAATGGAGGAAGCCTGGACTTTACAGCAGATTAGAAAGCAAAAACAGTATGAATgggaaaagcaaaaagaaaaggaggagagggatttaaaagaaaaggagagaaaagagaaagaagaacaagagaggaaaagaatagaaaatgaggcaaatgaaaaaataagacaGATGAAGGAACAActagaggcagaaagagagaaagacgagaaagaaagaaatgaaaaagaagaacaacTCAGAAAGGAAATGGAGGAACAGCTACAGAAGCAGCTGAAGTCTtttagaagagagaaagaggaagaagagattATACGCAATGAAGCTGAAAAGAGAAACGTTAActtcattgtagagactcacACCAGAGAAATGGAGAACCTTAAGAGACAAACAGAGCAAACAGCAAGAAAACAGGCAGAGGAGGAGTTTCATGCCAAACTTGATGAAAAGGTAAAAGAGGCGAGAGACAAAGGATTTGTAGAGGGTTGTGCAGAGATAGAGGCAGCAAGAACAGCACTGGGCAGAAGAGTGGATCGATTTGTTCATCATGTCTGTcatacaaaaaagaagaaaaatgcatga
- the LOC108438296 gene encoding endonuclease domain-containing 1 protein-like, whose protein sequence is MMKLLIPVFVLQVFVYQTFGKVVQSFKNSCPTFFVADPSDQNIHYPPTVLNDTDNPQRYQQICQHFKDKERYATLYDTKSRIPVYSAYYYVGYHKVDKAEWKIEPQLDDPDLGPNMERESTVKESVRGKNQALFADYASQTQYTRGHLYPRCYSESQDCAIATYTHTNAVPQTKNDNNVWGKKAETKMKKNIDDNCDNGIAHVVTGAVPGNFWLEIKRDNVHVEKGVNIPNNFWTAYCCLDKTTQSPLSGAWLATRNPKGLIVQKKTVKQLENNLTTLYGITEGNFSVFGGLCQGSDNISDFYELIFDLFLEMI, encoded by the exons ATGATGAAGCTCCTCATTCCAGTTTTCGTGCTGCAGGTGTTTGTGTACCAGACCTTTGGAAAAGTTGTGCagtcttttaaaaattcatgtCCTACGTTCTTCGTTGCAGATCCATCCGACCAAAACATCCACTATCCTCCCACAGTACTTAATGATACTGATAATCCACAGCGATACCAACAGATTTGTCAGCACttcaaagacaaagagagatacGCCACTCTATACGACACAAAGAGCAGGATTCCAGTCTACTCTGCTTATTACTATGTTGGGTATCACAAGGTTGACAAAGCTGAATGGAAGATTGAGCCTCAG CTTGATGATCCTGATCTTGGACCAAATATGGAACGAGAGAgcactgtaaaagaaagtgttaGAGGCAAGAACCAGGCACTGTTTGCTGACTATGCATCTCAGACTCAATACACCAGGGGGCACCTTTACCCACGCTGCTACAGTGAGAGTCAGGACTGTGCCATCGCCACCTATACTCACACAAATGCTGTGCCACAAACTAAGAATGACAACAATGTATGGGGTAAAAAGGCagagacaaaaatgaaaaaaaacatagatGACAACTGCGACAATGGCATAGCACATGTTGTGACTGGAGCCGTACCTGGCAATTTCTGGTTGGAGATCAAGAGAGATAATGTTCATGTTGAAAAAGGGGTCAACATCCCAAATAATTTCTGGACTGCTTACTGCTGCCTTGATAAAACAACACAGAGTCCTCTGTCTGGTGCCTGGCTGGCAACGAGAAACCCTAAAGGGCTGATAGTGCAGAAGAAGACCGTGAAGCAGCTGGAGAATAACCTTACCACTCTCTATGGAATCACTGAAGGAAACTTCAGTGTGTTTGGTGGCTTGTGCCAAGGCAGTGACAATATAAGTGACTTTTATGAGCTTATCTTTGACCTCTTTTTAGAAATGATTTAA